In one Pseudodesulfovibrio tunisiensis genomic region, the following are encoded:
- a CDS encoding redox-sensing transcriptional repressor Rex: MKSEHIPKATIGRLAVYIQVLQNLQRDGVEVISSEKLARACSVNSSQIRKDLAYFGEFGVRGVGYYVQELISSIKQSLGIDRVWNCALIGVGSLGTALLKHSHFCERGFCIKAAFDCDPDKIGQEVADMEIVCPTHIKERAPELGLEIGIITTPPDRAQRAANHLVEGNIKGIINFAAARINVPSHIPVEYVDFFDSLYSLAFQITLGGS; the protein is encoded by the coding sequence ATGAAAAGTGAACACATTCCCAAGGCCACGATAGGGCGCTTGGCGGTATATATCCAGGTTCTTCAGAACCTCCAGCGGGACGGCGTCGAAGTCATATCTTCGGAAAAGCTGGCCCGCGCCTGTTCTGTGAACTCCTCCCAGATCAGAAAGGATCTGGCGTATTTCGGTGAGTTTGGCGTTCGCGGCGTCGGGTACTATGTGCAGGAGCTCATCTCGTCCATCAAGCAGTCCCTCGGTATCGACCGGGTATGGAACTGCGCCCTGATCGGCGTGGGGAGTCTGGGTACGGCCCTGCTCAAGCACAGTCATTTCTGCGAGCGCGGATTCTGCATCAAGGCGGCGTTCGACTGCGACCCCGACAAGATCGGGCAGGAAGTCGCGGACATGGAAATCGTGTGTCCCACGCACATCAAGGAACGCGCCCCGGAGCTTGGCCTGGAGATCGGCATCATTACCACGCCGCCGGATCGCGCCCAGCGCGCCGCCAACCATCTCGTCGAAGGGAACATCAAGGGGATCATCAACTTTGCTGCGGCGCGCATCAATGTTCCGTCGCATATCCCCGTTGAGTACGTCGACTTTTTCGACTCCCTCTACTCGCTGGCCTTCCAGATCACCCTGGGCGGAAGCTAG
- a CDS encoding ATP synthase F0 subunit C, translating to MKAAKILLTTLAMVLTASAAFAAGDPAIMSAKAYATALGMGIAAGLCGIGQGMGLKGACEGIARNPEAGGQLTTTLILGLAFVESLAIYALVVNLILLFVV from the coding sequence ATGAAAGCTGCTAAGATTCTGTTGACGACTCTGGCCATGGTGCTGACTGCTTCCGCTGCCTTCGCCGCTGGCGATCCCGCCATCATGTCCGCCAAGGCTTACGCCACTGCTCTGGGCATGGGCATCGCTGCCGGTCTCTGCGGTATCGGTCAGGGCATGGGCCTGAAGGGCGCCTGCGAAGGCATCGCCCGCAATCCCGAAGCTGGTGGCCAGCTGACCACCACCCTGATCCTCGGCCTCGCCTTTGTCGAGTCCCTGGCTATTTACGCTCTGGTTGTCAACCTGATCCTGCTCTTCGTTGTCTAG
- the atpB gene encoding F0F1 ATP synthase subunit A, protein MGFAGGLPHPLLYMDMLNSALGTHIPNHVLYMWLAMAILFSLGLLVRGSLKLVPGGMQNLFEVIVGGLEDFVVTNLGQEGRRFVPLLVTIFMAILVMNYIGLVPGCDAPTANINTNAAMAVIVFLFYQGVGIKKWGFGYIKHFMGPVGFLAPLMLILEPISHIARPLSLTLRLFGNIRGEEIVLILLFMLAPVLGTLPMYFLFMLAKTIQAFIFFMLTMIYLQGAIEHAH, encoded by the coding sequence ATGGGTTTCGCAGGCGGTTTACCGCATCCCCTGTTGTACATGGATATGCTCAACTCCGCGTTGGGCACCCACATTCCCAACCACGTGCTGTACATGTGGCTGGCAATGGCTATCCTGTTTTCTCTCGGACTGCTCGTTCGCGGCAGCCTGAAACTCGTCCCCGGCGGCATGCAGAACCTCTTCGAGGTGATTGTGGGCGGCCTGGAGGACTTTGTCGTTACGAACCTCGGTCAGGAAGGCCGTCGTTTCGTTCCGCTGCTGGTGACCATCTTCATGGCCATTCTGGTCATGAACTACATCGGTCTGGTCCCCGGCTGCGACGCGCCCACCGCCAACATCAACACGAATGCGGCCATGGCCGTCATCGTGTTCCTGTTCTATCAGGGCGTAGGTATCAAAAAATGGGGCTTCGGCTACATCAAGCACTTCATGGGCCCGGTCGGCTTTCTGGCCCCGCTCATGCTGATTCTGGAACCCATTTCCCACATCGCGCGGCCGCTCAGCCTGACGCTTCGTCTGTTCGGCAACATCCGCGGTGAGGAAATCGTTCTGATTCTGCTGTTCATGCTGGCTCCGGTTCTGGGCACCCTGCCGATGTACTTTCTGTTCATGCTGGCCAAGACCATCCAGGCATTCATCTTTTTCATGCTGACGATGATCTACCTGCAGGGCGCCATCGAGCACGCACATTAA
- a CDS encoding ATP synthase subunit I, translated as MMRKLNQMVERLLVRSGFAHPEVRVIVRNQIYVSLGTSLAIMLVLACSPWALAYAAGAVLATVNFWALARIAQQLVYVRKGAPFILFAIFMGKMVLSGLALYWLIGIVRIPIWGLVAGLGTVVANIAVSNLVQMGRKNA; from the coding sequence ATGATGCGTAAACTCAATCAGATGGTCGAGCGGCTTCTTGTCAGGAGCGGGTTCGCCCATCCAGAGGTTCGCGTCATTGTTCGCAACCAGATTTATGTGTCGCTGGGGACCTCTTTAGCGATCATGCTGGTGCTGGCATGTTCTCCGTGGGCGCTTGCCTACGCGGCGGGCGCGGTCCTCGCGACCGTGAATTTCTGGGCACTGGCCCGCATTGCCCAGCAGCTTGTGTACGTGCGCAAGGGCGCGCCGTTCATCCTGTTTGCGATTTTTATGGGAAAAATGGTTCTGAGCGGGTTGGCCCTCTACTGGCTGATCGGAATCGTTCGAATTCCCATATGGGGGTTGGTAGCCGGGCTCGGCACGGTGGTGGCGAACATCGCTGTTTCAAACCTGGTGCAAATGGGGCGTAAGAATGCCTAG
- a CDS encoding AtpZ/AtpI family protein: MRFLKDDRIKTVVQVGSTAGTLGLHFVSGTVVGLVIGYYLDKWLGTEPWMTMIWALLGIMAGFKMVFEDVRKLQMREEARKKQQQGSLKQENGEHDA, translated from the coding sequence ATGCGCTTTTTAAAAGACGACAGAATAAAGACCGTCGTACAGGTCGGTTCCACTGCGGGAACGCTGGGACTGCATTTTGTATCCGGTACTGTCGTTGGGCTGGTCATCGGCTATTATCTCGACAAGTGGCTCGGGACCGAACCGTGGATGACCATGATCTGGGCCCTGCTCGGCATCATGGCCGGATTCAAGATGGTCTTCGAGGACGTGAGAAAACTGCAGATGCGTGAAGAGGCCCGCAAAAAGCAGCAGCAAGGTTCTTTGAAACAGGAAAACGGGGAGCATGATGCGTAA
- a CDS encoding DUF3426 domain-containing protein, whose product MIITCPNCQTRYNLPEDRLAPGGSKVKCSKCAHVFKAAPPTDTPEEEVESLLEDEGAKPHADADQAFAREFDEAMGQDTVEESATEKPTPAPAPEEPASEPASESEEEEPLEEPSSESEDDAFADVDDLFDDAADSAEEAEEGPGPDAPARDTVFEGDEDDLFADEDGDEDDDSLFEDGEDDEPGDDLFEDGDDQELEDDGDEPEDLGLDQGGFSLDGDSEEKPERKKGGKSLGCLIVLLILILGSGAAIYFQAWKLFGLDPAQYFRNVPYVGAWFADESATTDVEPGESPAERLRKIELKNVKQYYVVNEKSGNLFVVEGKAVNRFSTPKERIRVEVALYDAQGNALATRDLLCGNVLSQFQLEVQTREEIEQGLQSEVGILSNNTFIRPGSAAPFMAVFFEPPAEVKEFMVKVVDAADPE is encoded by the coding sequence ATGATCATTACCTGTCCGAACTGCCAGACCCGGTACAATCTGCCCGAGGATCGTCTTGCCCCGGGTGGTTCCAAGGTCAAGTGCTCCAAATGCGCGCACGTGTTCAAGGCCGCGCCGCCCACCGACACCCCCGAGGAAGAGGTGGAATCCCTGCTTGAGGACGAGGGGGCCAAGCCGCACGCGGACGCGGATCAGGCCTTTGCCCGGGAGTTCGACGAAGCCATGGGCCAGGATACAGTGGAGGAATCCGCGACGGAAAAGCCGACTCCGGCACCTGCGCCCGAAGAGCCTGCATCCGAGCCTGCATCCGAATCTGAAGAGGAGGAGCCCTTGGAGGAACCGTCTTCGGAATCCGAAGACGATGCCTTTGCCGATGTGGACGACCTGTTCGACGATGCCGCGGACTCCGCCGAGGAGGCCGAGGAAGGGCCCGGACCCGATGCCCCGGCCAGGGATACCGTCTTCGAAGGCGACGAGGACGACCTGTTTGCGGACGAGGATGGCGACGAGGACGACGATTCCCTGTTCGAGGACGGGGAGGACGACGAGCCCGGCGACGACCTTTTCGAGGATGGCGACGACCAGGAGCTTGAGGACGACGGGGACGAGCCCGAGGACCTCGGGCTCGATCAGGGCGGATTTTCTCTGGATGGCGACAGTGAGGAAAAGCCCGAAAGAAAGAAGGGCGGTAAATCCCTTGGCTGTCTGATCGTGCTGCTGATCCTGATTCTGGGTTCGGGCGCAGCCATCTATTTTCAGGCATGGAAGCTGTTCGGGCTGGACCCGGCGCAATATTTCCGCAACGTGCCCTATGTTGGCGCGTGGTTTGCCGACGAGTCCGCGACCACGGACGTGGAGCCGGGCGAATCCCCGGCCGAGCGGCTGCGCAAGATCGAGCTCAAGAACGTCAAGCAGTATTACGTGGTCAACGAGAAGTCCGGCAATCTGTTCGTGGTCGAAGGCAAGGCCGTGAACCGGTTCTCCACGCCCAAGGAGCGCATCCGGGTCGAAGTGGCCCTGTACGATGCGCAGGGCAATGCCCTTGCCACCCGTGACCTGCTGTGCGGCAACGTGCTGTCCCAGTTCCAGCTCGAGGTGCAGACGCGCGAGGAGATCGAGCAGGGGCTTCAGTCCGAGGTGGGCATCCTGTCCAACAACACCTTCATCCGGCCCGGTTCGGCCGCACCGTTCATGGCGGTGTTCTTCGAGCCTCCGGCCGAGGTCAAGGAATTCATGGTCAAGGTGGTGGACGCGGCAGACCCGGAATAG
- the hpt gene encoding hypoxanthine phosphoribosyltransferase — translation MAHKLTPFITAEEIRERLDVLGREIAASYEGDGPLVCVCVLKGAFLFFSDIIRRIDKDIEVDFVRLASYGNASSRSEDIVFSKDMEIPVEGKDVLIIEDIVDTGHSMDFLVHVLKRRNPKSLKICAFIDKHERREVGITVDFAGFKLNKGFIVGYGLDYAERYRELDGVYELSTESL, via the coding sequence ATGGCGCATAAACTGACTCCTTTCATCACGGCCGAGGAAATCCGGGAACGGCTCGACGTTCTGGGCCGGGAAATCGCGGCCAGCTACGAGGGCGACGGTCCTCTGGTCTGCGTGTGCGTGCTCAAGGGCGCGTTTCTGTTTTTTTCCGATATCATTCGCAGGATCGACAAGGACATAGAGGTTGATTTCGTCCGGCTGGCCAGTTATGGCAACGCTTCCTCCCGCAGCGAGGACATCGTTTTTTCCAAGGACATGGAGATTCCGGTGGAGGGCAAGGACGTGCTCATCATCGAGGATATCGTGGACACGGGCCACTCCATGGACTTTCTGGTGCACGTGCTCAAGCGGAGAAATCCGAAGAGTTTGAAAATTTGCGCGTTTATTGATAAACATGAACGGCGCGAAGTCGGCATTACGGTTGACTTCGCCGGTTTCAAGCTCAACAAGGGCTTCATCGTCGGCTATGGACTGGACTACGCGGAGCGTTACCGCGAACTGGACGGCGTGTACGAACTGTCCACGGAAAGCCTGTAG
- a CDS encoding N-acetyltransferase, translating to MGDIRKATIRDVDRIHGLLMNVHEHDGLVLPRSKSQLYSHLRDFFVVAEENRVVGCCALNLIWDNLAEVRSLVVDPAMRGKGYGRDLVDACLSEAVTLGTFTVYTLTDKPAFFAHLGFAEGDKDKLNQKIWADCLNCPRFPDHCNEIAMIMKL from the coding sequence ATGGGCGACATACGCAAGGCGACTATCCGGGACGTGGACAGGATTCACGGCCTGCTCATGAACGTGCACGAGCACGACGGGCTGGTTCTGCCCCGCTCCAAGAGCCAGCTGTATTCCCATCTGCGGGATTTTTTTGTTGTGGCGGAAGAGAACCGGGTCGTGGGGTGCTGCGCCCTGAATCTCATATGGGACAACCTTGCCGAGGTGCGGTCCCTCGTGGTGGACCCGGCCATGCGCGGAAAGGGCTACGGCCGCGACCTTGTGGACGCCTGCCTGAGCGAGGCCGTGACTCTGGGCACATTCACGGTGTATACCCTGACGGACAAGCCCGCGTTTTTTGCGCATCTGGGTTTTGCCGAGGGGGACAAGGACAAGCTGAATCAGAAGATCTGGGCGGATTGCCTGAACTGTCCCCGCTTTCCGGATCATTGCAACGAAATTGCAATGATCATGAAACTGTAA
- a CDS encoding TlpA family protein disulfide reductase: protein MTQFRRMAAVLTLAFALTVIGACSGNGAETAATEDFPHMGVAEMNTLLADSQGKPAIVVFWTTWCPACKQQLPELEKLLAERGDDISILTVSLDEKREALEKFYAGKKPALPTYWGDGELARAYEVQAIPKLVAFDRDGKVVFSRPGAFPLGMLRKLADQIAGN from the coding sequence ATGACGCAATTCAGGCGGATGGCCGCTGTCCTGACTCTCGCCTTTGCCCTGACCGTGATCGGGGCGTGTTCCGGCAATGGTGCCGAAACCGCCGCGACCGAGGATTTTCCGCACATGGGCGTGGCCGAAATGAACACGCTTCTGGCCGATTCCCAGGGAAAGCCCGCCATCGTGGTGTTCTGGACCACATGGTGCCCGGCCTGCAAGCAGCAGCTTCCGGAACTGGAAAAACTTCTGGCCGAACGCGGGGACGACATTTCCATTCTGACCGTGTCCCTGGACGAGAAGCGCGAGGCTCTGGAAAAATTCTATGCCGGGAAAAAGCCCGCTCTGCCGACCTATTGGGGTGACGGCGAGCTGGCCAGGGCCTACGAAGTGCAGGCCATTCCCAAACTCGTGGCCTTTGACCGGGACGGCAAGGTCGTGTTCTCCCGGCCCGGAGCCTTCCCTCTGGGAATGCTGCGGAAGCTGGCCGATCAGATAGCAGGAAACTGA
- a CDS encoding homocysteine S-methyltransferase family protein, producing the protein MPDFRAILNDRKIYFFDGGFGALLQGRGMPAGVSPEMWGLEEPDVVRSVHRDYFEAGADIMTTNTFGGTRPKLPAEVDVFDLNRRMTSIAREVVGDNAFVAGSVGPTGLFVEPLGPLTFRELVEIFEEQIRGLVAGGADLILGETHFDLAEAKAVVVAARRVCDLPVGISMTFESTASLTGTSPLTFVDTMQNMGVDMVGTNCSAGPEQMVETLKAWESRLEIPMFAEANAGLPELDDEGNTVFRLAPDPFVAQAVKFLDHSAKFIGGCCGTTPDHIRALRSAVGDRPWQRPERTDDAQLVLTSRAVSVPVGFNHRGVIIGERINPTGKKQLTAELQEGVFTEALRFASEQSELGSPVLDVNVGAPLVDETVLLPDLVKALVGQFTAPLSLDSTNIAAVEAALWNYPGSPLVNSISGEPGRMEELGPLCKLFGAPFILLPIVGRKLPVTAAERLEVIEGLLRQAEDMGIPRRLIMVDALALTVSSKPEAARHSLEVMRHCRDAWNLPTTIGLSNISFGLPARELLNSNFLALAMGSGLCSFIANPNSARIQETLHSVEVLLNRDAQAEKFIAAYADWKPGAGGAAAPGRGADQAGGGAEGSPVKAAVIKGDRNNIVSLVEVELDNGTSALHIVNELLIPGILEVGDRYERKEYFLPQLLRSAETMQTAFARLQPLLEEAGGEGVKPVVIMATVEGDIHDIGKNIVCLMLRNQGFEVVDLGKDVPAGRIVDAAAEHKASVIGLSALMTTTMVRMEDTVNLLRERNMDCKVIIGGAVVTEKFCNAIGADGWSTDAVQAVKLAQRLTQ; encoded by the coding sequence GTGCCTGATTTTCGAGCCATACTGAACGACCGGAAAATATACTTTTTCGACGGCGGATTCGGTGCCCTGCTTCAGGGACGCGGCATGCCTGCGGGCGTTTCCCCGGAGATGTGGGGACTGGAGGAGCCGGATGTGGTGCGCTCCGTGCACCGCGACTATTTCGAGGCGGGCGCGGACATCATGACCACCAACACCTTTGGCGGCACGCGGCCCAAGCTGCCCGCCGAGGTGGACGTGTTCGACCTGAACCGCCGCATGACCTCCATTGCCCGGGAAGTTGTGGGCGACAACGCATTCGTGGCCGGTTCGGTCGGCCCCACCGGCCTGTTCGTGGAGCCGCTCGGGCCCCTGACCTTCCGGGAGCTGGTCGAAATCTTCGAGGAACAGATCAGGGGGCTGGTCGCGGGTGGTGCGGACCTGATTCTGGGCGAGACGCATTTCGATCTGGCCGAGGCCAAGGCCGTTGTGGTGGCTGCGCGCCGGGTGTGCGATCTGCCCGTGGGCATTTCCATGACCTTCGAGAGCACGGCCAGCCTGACCGGCACCTCGCCGCTCACTTTCGTGGACACCATGCAGAACATGGGCGTGGACATGGTGGGCACCAATTGTTCGGCCGGCCCCGAACAGATGGTGGAGACCCTCAAGGCGTGGGAATCGCGGCTGGAAATTCCCATGTTTGCCGAGGCCAACGCAGGTCTGCCCGAACTGGATGACGAGGGCAATACCGTGTTTCGGCTCGCGCCTGACCCGTTCGTGGCGCAGGCCGTGAAATTTCTGGATCACAGCGCCAAGTTCATCGGCGGATGCTGCGGCACCACCCCGGACCACATCCGCGCCCTGAGAAGCGCGGTGGGCGACCGGCCGTGGCAGCGTCCGGAAAGGACCGACGATGCCCAGCTCGTGCTTACGTCCCGGGCCGTGAGCGTGCCCGTGGGGTTCAACCATCGCGGCGTGATCATCGGCGAGCGCATCAATCCCACGGGCAAGAAGCAGCTTACTGCGGAATTGCAGGAGGGCGTGTTCACCGAGGCGCTCCGGTTTGCCTCGGAACAGAGCGAACTCGGTTCCCCGGTTCTGGACGTGAATGTGGGCGCGCCTCTGGTGGACGAGACCGTGCTGCTGCCCGATCTGGTCAAGGCGCTGGTTGGTCAGTTCACTGCGCCCCTGTCCCTCGACTCCACCAACATTGCGGCTGTCGAGGCCGCGCTGTGGAACTATCCTGGCTCGCCTCTGGTCAATTCCATCAGCGGCGAACCCGGTCGCATGGAAGAGCTCGGCCCCCTGTGCAAGCTGTTCGGTGCGCCCTTCATCCTGCTGCCCATCGTGGGCAGGAAGCTTCCGGTCACGGCGGCGGAACGGCTCGAAGTGATCGAGGGATTGCTGCGTCAGGCCGAGGACATGGGCATTCCCCGGCGACTGATCATGGTGGATGCGCTGGCCCTGACCGTGTCGTCCAAGCCCGAGGCCGCGCGTCACAGTCTGGAGGTCATGCGCCATTGCCGCGACGCATGGAACCTGCCTACCACCATCGGGCTGTCCAACATTTCCTTCGGCCTGCCCGCGCGCGAACTGCTCAACAGCAACTTTCTGGCTCTGGCCATGGGCTCGGGCCTGTGCTCGTTCATTGCCAATCCGAATTCCGCGCGTATTCAGGAGACCCTGCATTCCGTGGAGGTGCTCCTGAACCGCGATGCGCAGGCCGAGAAGTTCATTGCGGCCTATGCGGACTGGAAACCGGGCGCGGGCGGGGCTGCCGCTCCGGGCCGGGGCGCGGATCAGGCCGGTGGCGGTGCGGAAGGCTCGCCGGTCAAGGCTGCCGTGATCAAGGGCGACAGGAACAACATCGTGTCTCTGGTGGAAGTCGAGCTGGACAATGGCACGTCCGCCCTGCATATCGTGAACGAACTGCTCATCCCCGGCATTCTGGAGGTGGGCGACAGGTACGAGCGCAAGGAATACTTTCTGCCCCAGCTGCTTCGGTCCGCCGAAACCATGCAGACCGCGTTCGCCCGGCTTCAGCCTCTGCTGGAGGAAGCCGGGGGCGAGGGCGTCAAGCCCGTGGTGATCATGGCCACGGTGGAGGGAGACATCCACGACATCGGCAAGAACATCGTCTGCCTGATGCTCCGGAATCAGGGCTTCGAGGTCGTGGATCTGGGCAAGGACGTGCCTGCGGGCCGCATCGTGGATGCCGCGGCCGAGCACAAGGCCTCGGTCATCGGCCTGTCCGCGCTCATGACCACCACCATGGTGCGCATGGAGGACACGGTGAACCTGCTCAGGGAGCGCAACATGGACTGCAAGGTGATCATCGGCGGGGCCGTGGTCACGGAAAAATTCTGCAATGCCATCGGCGCGGACGGCTGGAGCACGGACGCGGTTCAGGCCGTCAAGCTCGCACAAAGGTTGACGCAATAG
- a CDS encoding sigma-70 family RNA polymerase sigma factor has translation MTSTKDILVETDDSPEVESDDIVDIGDGEITDTHAVPINPPAKAEKKDDWLPAPTRSSSREVGVRDPLQMYLKEIARFPMLAPEEEYALAKRVQEANDQDAAFRIVSSHLRLVVKIAMDFQRRWMQNVLDLIQEGNVGLMKAVTKFDPDKGIKFSYYAAFWVKAYILKYIMDNWRMVKIGTTQTQRKLFYNLNKERQRLQTLGFDPTTEVLSENLNVSEADIEEMDLRLSRNDLSLNTPLGEDSDATRMDFLPSLGPGVEESIANDQLLELLMDNIKAVKPKLNDKELAILEERLLSDDPVTLREIGERFGVTRERVRQIEARLLAKIREHLAESVKDFSRDWILEQD, from the coding sequence ATGACTTCCACAAAAGACATACTTGTTGAAACCGACGATTCCCCCGAAGTCGAATCCGACGACATCGTGGACATTGGCGACGGCGAAATCACGGACACCCATGCGGTGCCGATCAATCCTCCGGCCAAGGCCGAAAAAAAGGACGACTGGCTTCCGGCTCCGACCCGCTCCTCCTCCCGGGAGGTCGGGGTGCGCGACCCCTTGCAGATGTATCTCAAGGAGATCGCACGCTTTCCCATGCTGGCCCCGGAAGAGGAATACGCCCTGGCCAAGCGCGTGCAGGAGGCCAATGATCAGGACGCGGCCTTCCGGATCGTGTCATCGCACCTCAGGCTGGTGGTCAAGATCGCCATGGATTTCCAGCGCCGCTGGATGCAGAACGTGCTGGACCTGATTCAGGAAGGCAACGTGGGCCTGATGAAGGCCGTGACCAAATTCGACCCGGACAAGGGCATCAAGTTCTCGTACTATGCCGCGTTCTGGGTCAAGGCGTACATCCTGAAGTACATCATGGACAACTGGCGCATGGTCAAGATCGGCACCACCCAGACCCAGCGCAAGCTGTTCTACAACCTGAACAAGGAGCGCCAGCGGCTCCAGACCCTGGGCTTCGATCCCACCACAGAGGTGCTCTCCGAGAACCTCAACGTGAGCGAGGCCGACATCGAGGAAATGGACCTGCGTCTGTCCCGAAACGATCTGTCCCTGAACACGCCTCTGGGCGAGGATTCGGACGCAACGCGCATGGACTTCCTGCCCTCCCTCGGACCGGGCGTGGAGGAGTCCATTGCCAACGACCAGCTCCTCGAGCTGCTCATGGACAACATCAAGGCCGTGAAGCCGAAGCTCAATGACAAGGAACTGGCCATCCTCGAGGAACGCCTGCTGTCGGACGACCCGGTCACGCTCCGGGAAATCGGCGAACGATTCGGCGTGACCCGGGAGCGCGTGCGCCAGATCGAGGCGCGGCTGCTGGCAAAAATCCGCGAACATCTCGCGGAATCGGTCAAGGACTTTTCCAGAGACTGGATACTGGAGCAGGATTAG
- a CDS encoding tetratricopeptide repeat protein has protein sequence MQQNQGNSLHRTLAAGLLLLAALTLSACAGKQTAPPAPPQPMSEQASVTYNYLLYQELAQELQRQAGSGASRAEIGALREQARQALDQVLNAAPTPELYLEKAALLWNDEGAAGSREALRQGLDRFPDNRMLTVYLANSYLMERRVDDAVAIMESYLSDRPGDHAAREQLGQMLLDAGRPAQALDELKKVPSADRSPDGLYVMGRAQAMLGMGKQAVANLKRAVKADPEFTEAMAELAYQYEIMKDYVLAEETYVRILEQEPDHPQVRLRLINLNLKLNNIAKALDTALSGPPTKSFILDSVLVFINDGFYAQASTVLDRLATGSDIPAEYHFYKAVIANEGENDPAKALRNLDKVHEDDRFYPHALRFRAQLLNAMGEYDKALAEARKGKRLFPDGPEFFILESAIQSGNNRIGEAMAVLRDGAAKLGETPEIMYELALLLDRTGDRKASLEVMEKVLKKHPDNANALNYVGYTLAEEGLDLDRALVLVENASRQEPGNGYIMDSVAWVLFKRGEHAKAWQRIQEAVELEDRDATIWEHYGDIAKAAGHAKAARKGYRKSLELKTEHPDRVRGKLNSL, from the coding sequence ATGCAACAAAACCAAGGCAATTCTCTGCACCGCACGCTCGCGGCCGGACTTCTCCTTCTCGCGGCCCTGACCCTTTCGGCCTGTGCCGGAAAACAGACCGCGCCCCCGGCGCCGCCCCAGCCCATGAGCGAACAGGCCTCGGTCACATACAACTACCTGCTCTATCAGGAACTGGCGCAGGAGCTGCAACGTCAGGCCGGTTCCGGCGCATCCAGGGCCGAGATCGGAGCCCTGCGCGAACAGGCCCGTCAGGCTCTGGATCAGGTCCTGAATGCGGCCCCGACCCCGGAGCTGTATCTGGAAAAGGCCGCCCTGCTCTGGAACGACGAGGGCGCGGCAGGCTCCCGCGAGGCGTTGCGGCAGGGGCTGGACCGCTTCCCGGACAATCGGATGCTCACCGTGTATCTGGCCAATTCCTATCTGATGGAACGCCGCGTGGACGATGCCGTGGCCATCATGGAATCCTATCTTTCCGACCGACCCGGGGATCACGCGGCCCGGGAGCAGCTCGGACAGATGCTCCTTGACGCGGGCCGTCCGGCTCAGGCGCTGGACGAACTCAAGAAGGTGCCGTCCGCGGACCGCTCCCCGGACGGGCTGTACGTCATGGGCCGGGCGCAGGCCATGCTGGGCATGGGCAAGCAGGCCGTGGCCAATCTCAAGCGCGCGGTCAAGGCCGACCCGGAATTCACCGAGGCCATGGCCGAACTCGCCTACCAGTACGAAATCATGAAGGACTACGTGCTGGCCGAGGAAACCTATGTCCGCATTCTGGAGCAGGAGCCGGACCATCCTCAGGTGCGGCTGCGGCTCATCAACCTGAACCTCAAGCTGAACAACATCGCCAAGGCGCTGGACACGGCCCTGTCCGGCCCGCCCACCAAGAGCTTCATTCTTGATTCGGTGCTCGTGTTCATCAACGACGGGTTCTATGCACAGGCCTCCACGGTTCTGGACAGGCTCGCCACGGGCAGCGATATTCCGGCGGAATACCATTTCTACAAGGCGGTCATTGCCAACGAAGGGGAAAACGATCCGGCCAAGGCCCTCAGGAATCTGGACAAGGTGCACGAGGACGACCGCTTCTACCCCCATGCCCTGCGCTTCCGCGCCCAGCTTCTCAACGCCATGGGCGAATATGACAAGGCTCTGGCCGAGGCGCGCAAGGGCAAGCGCCTGTTCCCGGACGGTCCGGAATTCTTCATTCTGGAATCCGCGATCCAGTCCGGCAACAACCGCATCGGGGAAGCCATGGCTGTGCTGCGCGACGGCGCGGCCAAGCTGGGCGAGACCCCGGAGATCATGTACGAGCTGGCCCTGCTGCTGGATCGCACCGGCGACCGCAAGGCCAGCCTCGAAGTCATGGAAAAGGTGCTCAAGAAGCACCCGGACAATGCCAACGCCCTGAACTACGTGGGCTACACCCTTGCCGAGGAAGGGCTTGATCTGGACCGAGCCCTCGTGCTGGTGGAAAACGCGTCCCGTCAGGAACCGGGCAACGGCTACATCATGGATTCCGTGGCATGGGTCCTGTTCAAGCGCGGCGAACATGCCAAGGCATGGCAGCGCATTCAGGAGGCCGTGGAACTGGAGGACAGGGACGCCACCATATGGGAACACTACGGCGACATTGCCAAGGCGGCCGGACACGCAAAGGCGGCTCGCAAGGGCTACCGCAAATCCCTTGAACTCAAGACCGAGCATCCGGACCGGGTGCGCGGCAAGCTGAATTCCCTATGA